The nucleotide window AATATTCAAATAAGCCATTATCGAATTAAAAAGCTTaatatcaaggcgaatttatatacaaggtggtgtcggtggcgaattcaggcaaatacgagcgaattaatgtattttttatatatggagcaaggcgtattaacaaggtgagtgcataaaatcagctgtttgttaattcgctgtggttttatgtacactatatgtcaaactttgtttatgtttacatttgttattgtaaataacatagtaatattttaattcgccttgattttgacatttaccgtacattttaacaaaaacaaattgcctgttgtttttgcattgttgtatttgttgccgggacgcactcaccttgttaatacgccttgatatggagtttgacattcgaaaCAATGAGAGATTGGTTTTggatgtcaaactccatatataaaaaaattaatgaattcgctcgtattttcctgaattcgtcaccgacaccaccttatatatgtataaattcgccttgcttaatattaaattacttttgaaaaaaaaaattaaattaaaataaaataaagaacaacACACTTAAAACTCGAAAAGAAAACTAATTTACTTAGTTAGGCTTAaactatattaaacaaaatgaagaaaaatctCTATTATCTTTTAAGAGTTTTCTTTCAATTCTTTTGTTTGTAGAAGTAgcccacattttttttttaagacatgGAACTACAGGGCAAACGTGGAGAACCCATTTGTGTGAGAACACGATCCAACCATTGTAAAGGACCATTCAAATGCAATTCAATCCAGCAGGGTGTTGAGGTGACCGTTTGGCGGCGATATTCCGCACCCCAGCCCTTGACAAACGACATGCGTATGGTGCACATGCGCGTCAACTGATAGACGGCCTCGAAACCTTGTGAAACCGATTGTGAGAGCAGAGCGGCAAATTCCTGATTGTTAAAGATTTTCAAATTACAACCGGGCGGTATTTTACACACGGTGGCCGGATGCCAGCCGTAGCGTTGATTGCAATTGGGCGATTGCACAAAGATGGAGGAGTCGCTAAGACATTCGGCAAACACCTCGCCGCCTATATAGTAGAGGCGCACGCCCTTGCCAATGTGACGTCGTGTCTGTTCGACCACATCGTTGCGATTGACATTGGAGAGTAGACCCAAGCAGAATCGCTCCGAGTTGGAGGGATCGGTGAAACCGTCAACCGTTATGGAGGGCTGGGAGGCATGAAAAGTTTCACCCACCCGGGTATTTAGCTCGTAATAAGATATGGAACACCAAAAGGCTGGTTCATGATACATAACGGGCGCTGAGTCGGTAGGCGGTGTCAGGCGAGACATGTTCATGTTGTCATTGGGATCCACCGGATCGCCATCTTCGCTCATGTAGCCGGGTGGTGGGGTGCCAGTATTGGGCATGCTATTGCTTCCCACACTGAGAACACTTGATTGGGAGTCCATATTGCAGGCTCCGGGTGGTAGATTATTTGTGGtcatttgttgctgctgctgttgttgttgttgctgctgctgctggggAGCGTTAGCACTCATGTTATTACCACTAAAGAATGAAGAGGGTGAATGTTGttgatattgttgttgctgctgctgtaatTGACTGCCACTGCCACCACCAATTTCCATATACTGCGGTGGACTCAATGAAGCACTGCGTATGGTGGCCGCATTATATTCGGTATTATTTGGTATCTGATGTGTATGATTATCCAACGGATAGTCGACTATACTGTCCGGCGGTGTGGGCAATGATTTCGGCACCAATATCGACAATTCCAATTTCTTGTAATGATAGGGATTTATGCAAATCTCATCTTTGCGCATATGAAAAGCATATTCACAGTGATCCAATGCCTTTAGTTCGTTTTGCGACTGCAAATCGGGCCAACGCCACAAACGGCAATAGATGACATGCGGCAAACCCTTGCGTAGGTTTTCACCCGATGCAGTGGGTTTGCTGCGCGGCACCGTTACACACCGGGTATTGGGATTCTGTGTGGATATAGCCCGTTCTAATTCTTCCAATGATGAattctttttgattttcttaGCTAAATTCTTGACGGCCTTCTCCGACCACTTGCCTTCAACACTGTCTTCGTTACACTTTTTTAatgccaataaacgtttaacgACTTGTGGTGTAAATGGCAACATTTCACGTGGCCCGCCcccttttagaaaattttaaaagtaaattgatgggtttgttgttgttgttttggtgGTTGGTCTGGTACCGCTTTGCTTAATTTGGCTGTGTTGGTGTTTATTTGTAGAATTGGTAGAATTATtagagtttttttgttttttataaaaaaattctttaacgttgatgttattttttacaaaaaaaaggctgcataaaaaaaaggaatataaagatttgaaatattaacattttatagcTTCAAAATCGTCttaataagtcattaaaatGCGATGAGAATATGTGGATGAagggttatttaaaaaaaaatataaaataaacaaaattataatgtctCTTAtgagtttaaaaatattgaaatagttTTAAACAAGAACGAGTACAATCATCTGCATCTGTGGGGGTTTCAGGAAGCTTATGCAAGATATATATTAATTTCACCCCTCAGACCAGTCTTGAGACGATGCTAATTACATATATCCTCcttgatattttcataattcaaaTGCATTGTTGCTAAGTCTGCTCTACAACTCAAAGAGTCGCGGAATCTTTTGTCTCTTGGTAGAAATTCGATTAGGATTCTTACGGGCATAATTCAGCATatgagaaaaaagttttttttctaaggATACAACAATGGGCCACCAGACCTCCGAGTGATCTTGCTaaattgcgagcaacccacAAGTAAGagcgctatattcggctgtgccgaatcttatatacccttcaccaaattatacttcaaaatacaaattttaaatatttataggtaaacaaaaattttttttccattttttgtaaaattaaaaatttaaatttttttttaatttttattttaaatttttttttttaaattaaaaaaaaaattttttggtgaaaaaaaattcgggctaaaaaatattttttccgattttgacccattgtaggtccaacttactatggtcttatatacgtcgttgcaaaggtctttgaaatatctatcattagatatccatattgtccatatataggtcctggttttttcctcatatctctgccatttgtggaccgattttgctgaacttcacgaaagcatgtctgacagaattattgaagatttggatcccgaagatatctggggtcttcagaaaattgaagacagacatggcttaatcgactccgctatctgacaaacttatatatacccttctcacgaaggtgaagggtataaaaaatgttggtgaaaaaactgcttaaaaacactttttatacccttcaccttttgtttgtttgtcattccgtttgtaatttctacatttatcatttccgaccctataaaatatatatattctggatccttatagatagtggattcgattaagccatgtctgttaaaatcaattttctgaagacccctgatatcttcgggatccaaatcttcaataattctgtcaggcatgctttcgagacaatctcgatttttggcctatatctggattactaagtcattaatatagacaatataaatatctaatgatagatatttcaaagaccttttcaacgacgtatataagttgggcctacaatgggtcaaaatcgcaaaaaatattttttaacccgaatttttttttcaccaaaaatttttttttaaaatttaaaaataaaaattttaaatttaaaaaaaattttaaattaaaaaaaaacgaaatttttttttcaaaaaatgaaaaaactgaaaaaaaaaatttgttcacctaaaaatatttaaattttttattttgaagtataatttgttgaataagattcggcacagccgaaaaaaaaatcgttggaTACTTTACTCGCTGATTATTGAATTTCGTACAGtggaaaataatatgaaaattgtctTCAGCGATGTTGCATTCTTCACACAAGTCATCTGGGAAAACTTTCATCTTCGCTAATGTGCTTCTGCAGAATGAATGGCCAGTTAATAAATGATTTATTAGCTTGATCTTTAGAGGTTTATATACTATTTGCTGGTTCGAGAACCATGGATTTTTAGACAGCTGCGGAAATATTCTACCAAAGTCTTTGCCTTTATCCAATATTCGATTTTTGTAATCGTCGTTCCATTTAGATATTAGATCCCTTTCAATCATTTTCATTGCGTCCTTTAATGGAAACTAATATCAAGGAGTGTGCTTAAACTGCTTTTACTATCTGATAGTATGGCAATTTTCGAAGCGTTAATTTCAGTTGCGAACTCAATTACCTTCTCAATAGCCAATAATTCAGCCGACATTGAGGAAAGTATGAAGTCGGTATAGTAGCTATTTGTCCTTCCAGTACCCATATGGATGTAGGCTGCTCCTGATTTGCAATCACCCACAGAACCATCAGTAAAAATAACTTCAAAGTTGTTTGTAAGaaggttatttattttttccgaaagtaaaattataattttccagAACCATTTCCAAAGTTTCCTAATGtttctttaaactttgtatattatattgtaatattttcaTTGTATTAATATCCGtcgttaacaataaaataaaaatgaaggcCTACGGCGTATCGCCGTTAGGTCCTATAATATCAATTATTTGGTTCtgaagatttcttaaaaattcctTTTGATCTAATGTCAGATTATAATTTACCTACTCGGCCATAAAGCcgtctattttttaatttatatcagCTAATGTTCTCTCTGCCTTTGATGATTTAAATTGTGATGTATTTACTGGATTAGTGTTGTTTTGATTCAGTTGTTGAGAAAGCTTCTCTACATTGGTTGTTTTATGAGGATTGGAAAAGTTTCTATTAGGCTTACTATTAGTATAATTCGAATCTGTTGTCAGTTGTCGCCATTGTTCCATATTTTGTCTGGATTTTTCTGATTCTCTTTCACGATTCACATTTCTGCGAACTACCTTAGAAAATGGCATTACGTTGTGTATAATATTTGCGGCTTCCTTGTTATTGTCctgaaattttgtatatgatGAGGAAGGGAGGGAGGAATGTTGTCATCAGCATCTTCTAGTGCCGCAAATATTTTAATCTTGCTTCACTAATTTTATTCTTGCTTCACTAATGGAGAGATTTTCCAatgtcatgatttttttttgatggcAATGCCTTAGTTCTAGCGGAACATAATTTCAAAGTAGGATGATGATTATTTTTGCAATTAGTACACATCATTTGACCACAAGGCTCAGTCTGCTCGTGTCTGTTGAAACAAATTCTGCAAACCTCAGTCTGTTGCCGACAATGTTGAGCAAAATAGTTACATCGAAAACAACGGTAATATTGTGCGAACGAAATATAATGTTTTAACTTTATCTTAGTGAATTCCTAAGAAATTTCAAGTCCGACAAAAATAACTTGactctatttttgtttttccgTCATCCGGACTTTTTCTCTCAACtcgaatacattttaaaatgggTACTGGTGAATTAACTGCTGATTGGAATTCTTCCATAGACAAATCAGTTGGGATGTCGAAGATTAAACCAATCTTCGATACAAAATGTGCGAAAATTTTTGAAGGTCACCTTACATCGGCCATAACCAATCTTGGTAACTTCTGTTATGACTTTAACTTAATGTTCTGTTTAGTGATATTGCGTTTATGGGTTTACGggtataaatcaagatcagcgaaacagcttgcatttttataatttctttggtgttgatagctctcataattagaagcacaaaaacattaatatttttgcctgctctctcttagtttaagagttatatgaatttaaagtcaatacatataatagtacatttctcatatatttggaaaacaaactgatcgttatgggtatcatttaatagtgcttcacaatacctttaatatgatatataatatggtacaatttattaatattgtgaaccaaaaattccttttttattttatatgacagtacatccgaaaattttgatatacagaaaaagtgattttagcgaagccggtgttcgatacaccccagagttaaaagtcccttcacccggccgaaggccggcaataccgaaaatgtgaatatttacagaaaaaaaattatgaaaatgtaaACTGTTACgcggatcttgatttgttccggTTTACGGAATCCAGTCGGATCCACCGCATACTATATAAGGACCTCGATGTTCATCattatatttataatcaatACTTATCTCTTTTGCCATGGCAAAGTCTGATtttgacaaaatatttaaatttgaatcatCAGCATGTTGGATGTCTGTGTCTTCTCGCATTCTCTTggaatttttactggaattgcTGCGGCTTCTATCGTTCCCAGAAGGTGGAAGATTATCTCGACCCTTCCGTTGCCCTCCAGGGGGTCCAGGACCCCCTCTATCCGACATGTTAATCAGAAGATTTTCCTTTCCTGTTttagcttttaaattatatcctcaataaagaaaaatatgacTCAGTAAAATAACGATGCAAAAGATTAAAGTTTGTTAAAGTATGTTTCAAAAGATAAATTTTCCGTTAGAGACTTGAAAAATGCGGCTTGTCGCCTGCATTCGACAAAGCAGAATCGATAATGTATGTTACTATATAAACAACAAACagcaataacaaacaaaaaaaaaaacaacacagaccgaaaaaaaaggaaaatgaaacaacaacaaagagAGAGACAAAATTgcaaatatacatacacaaaCCTGTGTGGCGTATACTTAACGAAGAAGAACAGTTATAAAAGCCGGTTGGTcatacaaaacaataataaatgtaaacacttctatgcacacacaaacacatacatacgtttgacagtttttttctttctttctttgttatttataaaaatgttgtctGGGTTAGGATTTTTAGTTCTTTGAGATTATTTTGCTTATTGCGTTAATTTCTGGCAAATTTGACCTTTCACAcgacacacacacatacataatatatttttttataatttttttttactttacactttaaaaacaaaaatgtctatTGGCAGCCAGGCGAATTCATTATAATGAAATTCGCCTCTGATAACTGTCTTTTAcactt belongs to Calliphora vicina chromosome 4, idCalVici1.1, whole genome shotgun sequence and includes:
- the Smox gene encoding mothers against decapentaplegic homolog 3, with translation MLPFTPQVVKRLLALKKCNEDSVEGKWSEKAVKNLAKKIKKNSSLEELERAISTQNPNTRCVTVPRSKPTASGENLRKGLPHVIYCRLWRWPDLQSQNELKALDHCEYAFHMRKDEICINPYHYKKLELSILVPKSLPTPPDSIVDYPLDNHTHQIPNNTEYNAATIRSASLSPPQYMEIGGGSGSQLQQQQQQYQQHSPSSFFSGNNMSANAPQQQQQQQQQQQQQMTTNNLPPGACNMDSQSSVLSVGSNSMPNTGTPPPGYMSEDGDPVDPNDNMNMSRLTPPTDSAPVMYHEPAFWCSISYYELNTRVGETFHASQPSITVDGFTDPSNSERFCLGLLSNVNRNDVVEQTRRHIGKGVRLYYIGGEVFAECLSDSSIFVQSPNCNQRYGWHPATVCKIPPGCNLKIFNNQEFAALLSQSVSQGFEAVYQLTRMCTIRMSFVKGWGAEYRRQTVTSTPCWIELHLNGPLQWLDRVLTQMGSPRLPCSSMS